The genomic region TCTCGCGCAGCACCAGGTAGTTGGTCATGCAGGCGCGCGCGGAGACCCAGACGCCCTCCTCGTCCTCGGTGCGCGGCGGCTTGAAGTCGAAGTGCACCGGCCCGTCGTACCCGCCGGCGAGCAGGGTGTCGACCACCCAGAACGCCCCGCGCACGTTGCCGGCCCCGAAGCGCAGGTCCTGGTCGTAGCGCGGGCCGTGCTGGCCGTTGAGGTCGATGTGGAAGAGCTTGCCCTGCCACATCGCCTGGGCGTAGCCGGCGGCGGCGTTGAGGCCGGCCATCTCCTCGTGGCCGATCTCGGGGTTCACCCCGACCAGCTCGGGCCGGTCCAGGGTCTCGATGAACGCCAGCGCGTGGCCGACGGTCGGCAGCAGGATGTCCCCGCGCGGCTCGTTCGGCTTGGGCTCGATCGCGATCCGCAGGTCGTAGCCCTGGTCCACGATGTACTCGCCGAGCAGGTTGAACGCCTCCTGGTAGCGGTCCAGGGCCGCGGCGACGTCCTTCGAGGCACCCGACTCGGCACCCTCCCGCCCGCCCCAGGCGACGTAGACGCGGGCGCCGAGCTCGGCGGCCAGGTCGATGTTGCGCATCACCTTGCGGATCGCGAAGCGGCGCACGTCGCGCACGTTGGCGGTGAAGGCGCCGTCCTTGAACACCGGGTGCGTGAACAGGTTGGTCGTGGCCGTGGTGACCACCATCCCGGTCTCGGCCAGGCCCTTCGTGAACCGGCCGATGATCGCCTCGCGCTCGGCGTCGGAGCTGCCGAACGGGATCAGGTCGTCGTCGTGGAAGTTCACGCCGTACGCGCCGAGCCCGGCCAGCCGCTCCAGGGCGTGGACCGGGTCCATCGGTGGCCGGGTCGGCTCGCCGAACGGGTCGCGGCCGGGGTAGCCGACGGTCCACAGACCGAAGGAGAACTTGTCGGCCGGCGTGGGCTCGGGGATCGCTGGGCTGGTTGGGCTGGACGGGCTCATGGGTGGGACCTCTCCGGGTGCTGGGTGCGGGTGATGGATCAGGACCAGGCGGCGGTGCGCTCGCTGAGCAGCGCGTAGGTCTCCCGGACGTGCGGGGTGGGGTCGGCCTCGAGGGTCACGGTGCCGGGCAGCGGCCAGTCCGGCGGGTCGTCGGTGCCGGCCAGGGTCCAGGCGGCCTGCCGGGCGGCGCCGCGCGCGACGTACTCCCCCGGCGGCGGCAGCTGGACCGGGCGGCCGAGGACGGCGGGCGCCAGGGCCCGCAGCGCCGGGCTCCGCGTGGCCCCGCCGACCATCAGCAGCCGGCGCGGCTGCTCGCCGGTCTCCTCGACCAGCCGCTCCACGGCGTCCGCCAGCGAGCACAGCAGCGCCTCGAACGCCGCCCGGGCCAGGTCCGCGCGGGTCGTGGCCGGGGTGAGGCCGGTCCAGGTCCCGACGGCACCCGGACGGTTCGGGGTGCGCTCGCCGCCGTAGTACGGCGAGAGCGTGACGCCGTTCGCTCCCGGTGGCGCTTCGAGGGCGAGCCCGGCCAGGCCGGCGTGGTCGACCCCGAGCAGCCTGGCCTGGAGGTCGAGGATCCCGGCGGCGTTCATCGTGACCACCATCGGGAGGTGGCCGCCACGTGCGTCGGCGAAGCCGGTGACGGTGCCGGTGCCGTCGGCGACCGGGGCAGTGCTGACCGCGGAGGCGACCCCCGAGGTGCCGACCGAGAGCAGCACGTCGCCGGGGCCGAGGTCCAGGCCGAGGGCGGCGGCCATGTTGTCGCCGGTGCCGGCCGCGACGACCTGCCCGGCCCGCCCCTGGCCCGCCACGGCACCGGAGGCGACCACGACCGGCAGACGCGGCTCGTGGCCGAGGGCAGCGGCGGCGAGGTCGGGCCGCCACTGCCCGGTCCTGGAACTGAAGTAGCCGGTGCCGGAGGCGTCGCCGCGGTCGGTGAAGGCGGTGGTGCCCGGCGCGCAGGCGTGCTGCGAGACGTAGTCGTGCGGCAGCAGCACCGCCTCGACCCGGGCAGCGGCCGCCGGCTCGTGGTCGCGCAGCCAGCGCAGCTTGCTCACCGTGAACGACGCCACCAGCACGCTGCCGACCGCGTCGGCGCAGGCCTGCGGGCCCCCCATCTCCTCGATCAGGGCGCGCGCGGCGGACGCCGAGCGGGTGTCGTGCCACAGCAGCGCGTCCCGGACCGGCGTCCCGGTCCCGTCCAAGGCGACCATGCCGTGCTGCTGCCCGCCGACCGCCAGCGCGTCGGCGCGCTCCAGGAGGCCGGCGGTCGCGGTGTCGAAGGCGTCCAGCCAGACCCGGGGGTCGACCTCGGTGCCGGGCGGGTGCGGGGCGGCGCGCTCGGCGACGACCCGGCCGTCGTCGGCGTCGACCAGGACCGCCTTGGTCGACTGCGTGGAGGAGTCGACACCGAGGATGTGAGCCACGTCACCATTAAGTGCGACCCTCGAACTAAAGTCAAGGCTCCGGTCGCGCGGCCGGGCATGCCGCCTCGGTCGACGGGTACAGCCAGACCATGAGCGAGACCAACTCCACCCCGGACCCGAGCGACCGCGAGGTCTACGGCGACTACAGCGTCGACGACGAGGACCAGCCGGCCGCCGAGGACCTCCTGCTCGACCGCGACGTGGCCGACGAGGCCGACCGGGGCTACTCCCCGCCGGAGAAGTACTCCCCCGCCCAGGGCTACGGGAACACCCCCTGGGAGGAGGCGCACCGCGAGACCATCGACCAGCGCGAGCGTCAGGAGATCCCCGAGCCCGACCCGTACGTCCAGGCCGAGCTCGAGCCCTCCCCCGACGAGGTCGAGGGCGGCCAGGCCGGTGCCGAGCGCGCCGGCCGTCTGGTCGCTCCCGACCAGGGCCTGACCGCGGACACCGAGAAGGACCTGGTCGGCGAGGACGTCGGCATCGACGGTGCGGCCGCCTCCGCCGAGGAGGCCGCGGTCCACGTCATCGACGAGGACCAGCTCTGACGGGACGCTTCCCGGGCACGGCCCCGCTGCTGGCATAGACCGGCCGCGGGGCCGTTCTGTGCAGGTCCGCTGGGCAGGTCCGCTGGGCAGGTCCGCTGGGCAGGTCCGCTGGGCAGGTCCGCTGGGCAGGTTGGCGACGCCGACGACCGGGCATGGTCGCGACATGCTCGACACCGCGCTCCGCGACCGCTTCCTCCACCTGCTCCACCTGCTGCTCGCGACCTTGGTGGTGGTCACCGTCGCGGTGCCGACCACCCTCGAGTTCGTTCCCGGCGAGCACTCCCTCGACGAGCCCGAGCCGGTCGAGCGGCGCGGCCTGCTCGCCTCGATGAGCTGGGCCTGGCGGCTGGAGGCCGAGGACCTGGGCAGCCTCGAGCTGCACCCCTACTCCCTCGAGGGAGGGCTCTGGATGGTCCGGATCGGCCTGACCGTGCTGGTGCTCACCCTGGGCGCTCTGGCGTACGTGCTGCTCAGCGCGGCCGCCGACAGCGATGCCGCCGGCGACGCGCGACTGCGTCCGCTGCTGTTCCGGGTGCTGGCCCTGGTCTGGCTGCTCGCGCTCGGACTGACAGCCCTCGGGACCGGCTGGCTGCCCGAGGACGAGCTCGGGATCTCGCTGGTCCGCAGCTCCTGGTGCCACGTCGGGCTCGGCGTGTGGACGCTCTTCCTCGCCGGCGCGACCGCTGACCTGCGCGAGTCGGAGAGGCCGGTCCGCCTCTGACCGGCGGCTCCCGGCCGACCGGCTCAGGGCAGCGCCGCACCCCGCATCTGCGGTGACGCGTAGACGTTCGTGATCCGCACCCCGTCCAGCCACGCCGTCAGCCGCTTCGCCTCCGCCTCGAGCGCGGTCCGCCCGGCGGCGCCGACCTCGCGGCAGGGCAGCACCCGGACGACACCGGCGTCGTCCTGCAGCCAGCTGCCGACGATCCGTCCGTCCCACCAAGCGGTGTTCCCCGCGTTCCCGTTGGTGTCGAAGAGACGGGGGCGGTCAGCGGCGTCGAGGTAGAAGCCGCGCTCCTGCCAGCCCATCACCGTGGGGTCGAGCGTCGGCAGCAGCGCCGCCCACGGCCGGACCGGGGCGACCGGCTCGAGGTCGTCGGGCAGGACCCAGCCGGTCCCCCCGTCCTCCAGACCGACCTGCACGGCACCGGTCGCGGCCAGCGCCCGCCGGACAGCCGTCTTGGTCGCGCCCAGCCACCACACCAGGTCGGCCTCCGTGCCGGGCCCGAAGGTGTGCAACCAGCGACCGACCAGCTCGGCGTACCCCTCGGCCTCCGGCCACGGCTCGGGTACCGCACCCAGCCAGTGGTCGGTCCGGACCCAGGTCGGCTTGTTCAGCCGCCAGTGCCCGGCGTTGATCCCGCGCAGCACCCGGGCCTCGGCTCCGAGCAGCCACAGCACGCTCGGGGCGATGGGGACCTCGGCGGCCCAGGCCTTCCCCGGGGTGCCCCGCGACACCCGGCCCTGGAGGGCCGGCAGCTCCTCGCGCAGCTGCGCGGTGGTGGGCGCGGAGCCGTCGGCGAGCCGCTCCAGGACCGCGTCGGCGGCGGCGGCGAGCCAGCGCTCGGGGTCCGTCGCCAGGCCGCCGGCCACGACGTCCTTGACCAGCCGGGCCCGCAGCTGTGCGGCGACCCGGGCGGCGG from Nocardioides pantholopis harbors:
- the xylA gene encoding xylose isomerase, producing MSPSSPTSPAIPEPTPADKFSFGLWTVGYPGRDPFGEPTRPPMDPVHALERLAGLGAYGVNFHDDDLIPFGSSDAEREAIIGRFTKGLAETGMVVTTATTNLFTHPVFKDGAFTANVRDVRRFAIRKVMRNIDLAAELGARVYVAWGGREGAESGASKDVAAALDRYQEAFNLLGEYIVDQGYDLRIAIEPKPNEPRGDILLPTVGHALAFIETLDRPELVGVNPEIGHEEMAGLNAAAGYAQAMWQGKLFHIDLNGQHGPRYDQDLRFGAGNVRGAFWVVDTLLAGGYDGPVHFDFKPPRTEDEEGVWVSARACMTNYLVLREKARAFRADPEVQAALEAARLPELARPTLDAGEGWQQLAEWPLPDVEALAVRGAGLELLDQLALEHLYGVRG
- a CDS encoding DUF5709 domain-containing protein, which gives rise to MSETNSTPDPSDREVYGDYSVDDEDQPAAEDLLLDRDVADEADRGYSPPEKYSPAQGYGNTPWEEAHRETIDQRERQEIPEPDPYVQAELEPSPDEVEGGQAGAERAGRLVAPDQGLTADTEKDLVGEDVGIDGAAASAEEAAVHVIDEDQL
- a CDS encoding FGGY family carbohydrate kinase; this translates as MAHILGVDSSTQSTKAVLVDADDGRVVAERAAPHPPGTEVDPRVWLDAFDTATAGLLERADALAVGGQQHGMVALDGTGTPVRDALLWHDTRSASAARALIEEMGGPQACADAVGSVLVASFTVSKLRWLRDHEPAAAARVEAVLLPHDYVSQHACAPGTTAFTDRGDASGTGYFSSRTGQWRPDLAAAALGHEPRLPVVVASGAVAGQGRAGQVVAAGTGDNMAAALGLDLGPGDVLLSVGTSGVASAVSTAPVADGTGTVTGFADARGGHLPMVVTMNAAGILDLQARLLGVDHAGLAGLALEAPPGANGVTLSPYYGGERTPNRPGAVGTWTGLTPATTRADLARAAFEALLCSLADAVERLVEETGEQPRRLLMVGGATRSPALRALAPAVLGRPVQLPPPGEYVARGAARQAAWTLAGTDDPPDWPLPGTVTLEADPTPHVRETYALLSERTAAWS
- a CDS encoding winged helix DNA-binding domain-containing protein, with the protein product MRTISDDERRARLAVRHGLAAGLPTVEDATAAMTALHATEAATVHLALWARVPGVTVADIDAALYDRRTVVKQLAMRRTLFAFPRDLLPAAWGSAAARVAAQLRARLVKDVVAGGLATDPERWLAAAADAVLERLADGSAPTTAQLREELPALQGRVSRGTPGKAWAAEVPIAPSVLWLLGAEARVLRGINAGHWRLNKPTWVRTDHWLGAVPEPWPEAEGYAELVGRWLHTFGPGTEADLVWWLGATKTAVRRALAATGAVQVGLEDGGTGWVLPDDLEPVAPVRPWAALLPTLDPTVMGWQERGFYLDAADRPRLFDTNGNAGNTAWWDGRIVGSWLQDDAGVVRVLPCREVGAAGRTALEAEAKRLTAWLDGVRITNVYASPQMRGAALP